A genome region from Pelodiscus sinensis isolate JC-2024 chromosome 27, ASM4963464v1, whole genome shotgun sequence includes the following:
- the RAB44 gene encoding ras-related protein Rab-44 isoform X6 — protein MVEPHIERAMEEHNMPARSRKLGSSRRKQMRGVSGGAMTAPIPEEQQFPPEIMEKIQDFFQECDKDQKGFITRADMQKLKREDFPCIAAELELIFDGLDTDRNGYLTTEEFTAGLKQFLNLQTATKAHRRRKTASRRVFMAPTDHSLEEADSEERKCFQAFMDQLGADNIFEDQSEIWGLWVKLRQDEPQLLGNLEEFLAKMTNRIKDTRREKVTLELTLNKRVTDHNREVQQLYEETEQQIKQEKQRLQHESKARTHLHTTEMQRALDIVDSEVQRVLLAQSELETQFHSLSTKQFAAATENQRLKQNNQDLENQLQQIHIQLQETQGHLGAMRGKVSWLHSEEQSDRPLAEATQELPLPSQDSLNKDETSCSEKQISLASQQSGDTSDSSHQLAPCSVSVAPEADPGQRTRVISIEEDPFPEFMKEGDSFFQQELSSQSSLLRELNDAIAALHKGSDPHIPQMDDLPQGDASVPSAGKGRDSEQRLKWVRESEHQVLSGNDNEPKALPNTLSDLSPNQAPSQGETLKQGLTQAESCAQEGKQPGASEPATPDETQQLRPRDPLCTTASKPTMQISFHKKSPPKGGILQPDGWQPGVSEQTVPDEIQKWGSMTRDVLLADMWLFAASEQRQLEEKAPEMKVPEKTFEQSETLREETTPTYLPYVGALQEEGIENEGGEALLGASQLGVRTQAKTQLQSTGKPEVIRAEGPRGDTAICQWEEKEESSVKASKDAVPKSGGQQYQANVTPEQPGRAEISPDPDHLYNVLFVGDSNVGKTSFLYRLHEDSFNPNLTATVGVDYRVKNLFVDNKCFALRLWDTAGQERYHSVTKQFFRKADGVVLMYDVTSAYSFADVRYWLTCIQEGAGDGIVILLLGNKTDCGAERQVSTEEGEHMAKEYELLFYECSAASGHQVSESMFGLARSLKAHEDRLKTEVVDVPKPPKKKRGCCG, from the exons AT GGTTGAGCCACACATTGAACGAGCCATGGAGGAGCATAACATGCCTGCCAGGAGCAGGAAGCTGGGCTCCAGCCGACGAAAGCAGATGCGAGGCGTGTCTGGGGGTGCAATGACGGCCCCAATCCCGGAGGAGCAGCAGTTCCCACCCGAAATAATGGAAAAGATTCAGGATTTCTTCCAAGAATGTGACAAGGACCAGAAAGGTTTTATCACACGCGCCGACATGCAG AAGCTGAAGAGGGAGGATTTCCCATGCATCGCAGCGGAGCTGGAGCTCATCTTTGATGGTCTCGACACAGACAGGAACGGCTATTTAACTACAGAGGAATTCACCGCAGGGCTCA AGCAGTTCCTGAACTTGCAGACTGCCACAAAGGCAcacaggaggaggaagactgCATCCAGGAGGGTGTTCATGGCCCCCACGGACCACTCCTTGGAAGAAGCAGACAGCGAGGAAAGGAAATGCTTCCAAGCCTTCATGGACCAACTGGGAGCAGACAATATCTTTGAAGA CCAATCAGAGATTTGGGGGCTCTGGGTGAAGCTCCGACAAGACGAGCCTCAGCTGTTGGGGAACCTGGAGGAATTCTTGGCCAAGATGACAAACCGGATCAAGGACACTCGGCGCGAAAAGGTGACACTGGAGCTGACCTTGAACAA AAGGGTCACTGACCACAACCGGGAGGTGCAGCAGCTGTATGAGGAAACGGAGCAACAAATCAAGCAGGAGAAGCAGCGCCTGCAGCATGAG AGTAAAGCCAGGACTCACCTGCACACCACGGAGATGCAGAGAGCACTAGACATTGTGGACAGTGAAGTGCAGCGCGTACTCTTGGCTCAAAGCGAG CTTGAGACCCAGTTCCACAGCCTAAGCACCAAGCAGTTTGCTGCCGCCACCGAGAACCAGAGGCTGAAACAAAACAACCAGGACCTGGAGAACCAGCTGCAGCAAATCCACATACAGCTGCAAGAGACCCAAGGGCATCTGGGTGCTATGAGGGGCAAGGTATCTTGGCTGCACAGTGAGGAGCAGAG CGACAGGCCATTGGCTGAGGCAACGCAGGAGCTCCCTCTGCCTTCCCAG GATTCGTTGAACAAGGATGAAACGTCCTGCTCTGAAAAACAGATTAGTCTTGCATCCCAGCAGAGTGGCGATACATCAGACAGCTCCCATCAGCT GGCACCATGCAGTGTTTCGGTTGCTCCTGAAGCTGATCCAGGACAGAGGACAAGAGTAATCTCCATAGAGGAAGACCCCTTCCCAGAGTTTATGAAAGAGGGAGACTCATTCTTCCAGCAGGAACTTTCAAGCCAAAGCTCACTGCTCAGGGAACTGAACGATGCAATAGCAGCTCTGCACAAGGGGTCTGACCCACACATACCGCAGATGGATGATCTACCGCAAGGGGATGCATCTGTGCCCTCAGCTGGAAAAGGCAGAGATTCCGAGCAAAGGCTCAAGTGGGTCAGAGAGTCCGAGCACCAGGTGCTCTCAGGAAATGACAATGAACCGAAGGCCCTGCCTAACACACTTTCAGACCTGTCCCCCAATCAGGCTCCATCACAAGGAGAGACTCTGAAACAGGGACTAACTCAAGCAGAATCTTGTGCTCAGGAGGGAAAGCAGCCTGGGGCTTCGGAGCCAGCAACACCTGACGAGACTCAACAACTAAGGCCAAGAGATCCTCTTTGTACCACTGCTTCCAAGCCCACAATGCAAATCTCCTTTCACAAGAAGAGCCCACCCAAGGGAGGCATTCTCCAGCCGGATGGCTGGCAGCCTGGTGTTTCAGAGCAGACAGTGCCAGATGAAATTCAGAAGTGGGGATCAATGACGAGAGATGTGCTCCTGGCAGACATGTGGCTGTTTGCTGCTTCGGAGCAGAGGCAGCTGGAGGAAAAGGCTCCAGAAATGAAAGTGCCAGAGAAGACATTTGAGCAGAGTGAGACACTGAGAGAGGAGACCACACCAACTTATCTCCCTTATGTGGGAGCCCTGCAGGAGGAAGGTATAGAAAATGAAGGAGGGGAAGCCCTTCTCGGAGCTAGTCAGCTGGGGGTTAGGACCCAGGCCAAGACACAGCTGCAAAGCACTGGGAAGCCAGAAGTGATACGGGCAGAGGGACCACGAGGAGACACAGCTATTTGTCaatgggaggagaaggaagagagcagcgTGAAAGCGAGCAAGGACGCAGTCCCCAAATCAGGGGGCCAACAGTACCAAGCTAATGTGACACCAGAGCAGCCAGGCAGAGCTGAGATCAGCCCTGATCCAGACCATCTTTATAACGTGTTGTTTGTGGGAGACTCGAACGTTGGCAAAACGTCCTTTCTGTACCGATTACATGAGGATTCCTTCAACCCAAACCTCACTGCCACTGTAG GAGTGGATTATCGGGTCAAAAACCTTTTTGTGGACAACAAGTGCTTTGCTCTACGCCTGTGGGACACAGCTGGCCAGGAGAG GTACCATAGCGTCACCAAGCAGTTCTTCCGAAAAGCGGACGGAGTGGTGTTGATGTATGATGTCACTTCAGCATACTCCTTCGCAGACGTGCGGTACTGGCTGACTTGCATCCAG GAAGGAGCAGGAGATGGAATTGTCATCCTTCTACTTGGTAACAAAACAGACTGTGGTGCAGAAAGACAGGTATCAACTGAAGAGGGCGAACACATGGCTAAG
- the RAB44 gene encoding ras-related protein Rab-44 isoform X1 — translation MTDHAHTRLMKRNSRTAPFLCTYSAKLPGRNRGTNSLQRSCLHFAMSGPPPTGTSERVEPHIERAMEEHNMPARSRKLGSSRRKQMRGVSGGAMTAPIPEEQQFPPEIMEKIQDFFQECDKDQKGFITRADMQKLKREDFPCIAAELELIFDGLDTDRNGYLTTEEFTAGLKQFLNLQTATKAHRRRKTASRRVFMAPTDHSLEEADSEERKCFQAFMDQLGADNIFEDQSEIWGLWVKLRQDEPQLLGNLEEFLAKMTNRIKDTRREKVTLELTLNKRVTDHNREVQQLYEETEQQIKQEKQRLQHESKARTHLHTTEMQRALDIVDSEVQRVLLAQSELETQFHSLSTKQFAAATENQRLKQNNQDLENQLQQIHIQLQETQGHLGAMRGKVSWLHSEEQSDRPLAEATQELPLPSQDSLNKDETSCSEKQISLASQQSGDTSDSSHQLAPCSVSVAPEADPGQRTRVISIEEDPFPEFMKEGDSFFQQELSSQSSLLRELNDAIAALHKGSDPHIPQMDDLPQGDASVPSAGKGRDSEQRLKWVRESEHQVLSGNDNEPKALPNTLSDLSPNQAPSQGETLKQGLTQAESCAQEGKQPGASEPATPDETQQLRPRDPLCTTASKPTMQISFHKKSPPKGGILQPDGWQPGVSEQTVPDEIQKWGSMTRDVLLADMWLFAASEQRQLEEKAPEMKVPEKTFEQSETLREETTPTYLPYVGALQEEGIENEGGEALLGASQLGVRTQAKTQLQSTGKPEVIRAEGPRGDTAICQWEEKEESSVKASKDAVPKSGGQQYQANVTPEQPGRAEISPDPDHLYNVLFVGDSNVGKTSFLYRLHEDSFNPNLTATVGVDYRVKNLFVDNKCFALRLWDTAGQERYHSVTKQFFRKADGVVLMYDVTSAYSFADVRYWLTCIQEGAGDGIVILLLGNKTDCGAERQVSTEEGEHMAKEYELLFYECSAASGHQVSESMFGLARSLKAHEDRLKTEVVDVPKPPKKKRGCCG, via the exons ATGACAGATCACGCCCACACCAGGTTGATGAAACGTAACAGCAGAACAGCCCCCTTCCTTTGTACTTACAGTGCCAAACTTCCAGGAAGAAACAGGGGAACCAACTCACTTCAGAGAAGTTGCCTGCACTTTGCAATGTCTGGGCCCCCTCCCACAGGCACGTCTGAAAG GGTTGAGCCACACATTGAACGAGCCATGGAGGAGCATAACATGCCTGCCAGGAGCAGGAAGCTGGGCTCCAGCCGACGAAAGCAGATGCGAGGCGTGTCTGGGGGTGCAATGACGGCCCCAATCCCGGAGGAGCAGCAGTTCCCACCCGAAATAATGGAAAAGATTCAGGATTTCTTCCAAGAATGTGACAAGGACCAGAAAGGTTTTATCACACGCGCCGACATGCAG AAGCTGAAGAGGGAGGATTTCCCATGCATCGCAGCGGAGCTGGAGCTCATCTTTGATGGTCTCGACACAGACAGGAACGGCTATTTAACTACAGAGGAATTCACCGCAGGGCTCA AGCAGTTCCTGAACTTGCAGACTGCCACAAAGGCAcacaggaggaggaagactgCATCCAGGAGGGTGTTCATGGCCCCCACGGACCACTCCTTGGAAGAAGCAGACAGCGAGGAAAGGAAATGCTTCCAAGCCTTCATGGACCAACTGGGAGCAGACAATATCTTTGAAGA CCAATCAGAGATTTGGGGGCTCTGGGTGAAGCTCCGACAAGACGAGCCTCAGCTGTTGGGGAACCTGGAGGAATTCTTGGCCAAGATGACAAACCGGATCAAGGACACTCGGCGCGAAAAGGTGACACTGGAGCTGACCTTGAACAA AAGGGTCACTGACCACAACCGGGAGGTGCAGCAGCTGTATGAGGAAACGGAGCAACAAATCAAGCAGGAGAAGCAGCGCCTGCAGCATGAG AGTAAAGCCAGGACTCACCTGCACACCACGGAGATGCAGAGAGCACTAGACATTGTGGACAGTGAAGTGCAGCGCGTACTCTTGGCTCAAAGCGAG CTTGAGACCCAGTTCCACAGCCTAAGCACCAAGCAGTTTGCTGCCGCCACCGAGAACCAGAGGCTGAAACAAAACAACCAGGACCTGGAGAACCAGCTGCAGCAAATCCACATACAGCTGCAAGAGACCCAAGGGCATCTGGGTGCTATGAGGGGCAAGGTATCTTGGCTGCACAGTGAGGAGCAGAG CGACAGGCCATTGGCTGAGGCAACGCAGGAGCTCCCTCTGCCTTCCCAG GATTCGTTGAACAAGGATGAAACGTCCTGCTCTGAAAAACAGATTAGTCTTGCATCCCAGCAGAGTGGCGATACATCAGACAGCTCCCATCAGCT GGCACCATGCAGTGTTTCGGTTGCTCCTGAAGCTGATCCAGGACAGAGGACAAGAGTAATCTCCATAGAGGAAGACCCCTTCCCAGAGTTTATGAAAGAGGGAGACTCATTCTTCCAGCAGGAACTTTCAAGCCAAAGCTCACTGCTCAGGGAACTGAACGATGCAATAGCAGCTCTGCACAAGGGGTCTGACCCACACATACCGCAGATGGATGATCTACCGCAAGGGGATGCATCTGTGCCCTCAGCTGGAAAAGGCAGAGATTCCGAGCAAAGGCTCAAGTGGGTCAGAGAGTCCGAGCACCAGGTGCTCTCAGGAAATGACAATGAACCGAAGGCCCTGCCTAACACACTTTCAGACCTGTCCCCCAATCAGGCTCCATCACAAGGAGAGACTCTGAAACAGGGACTAACTCAAGCAGAATCTTGTGCTCAGGAGGGAAAGCAGCCTGGGGCTTCGGAGCCAGCAACACCTGACGAGACTCAACAACTAAGGCCAAGAGATCCTCTTTGTACCACTGCTTCCAAGCCCACAATGCAAATCTCCTTTCACAAGAAGAGCCCACCCAAGGGAGGCATTCTCCAGCCGGATGGCTGGCAGCCTGGTGTTTCAGAGCAGACAGTGCCAGATGAAATTCAGAAGTGGGGATCAATGACGAGAGATGTGCTCCTGGCAGACATGTGGCTGTTTGCTGCTTCGGAGCAGAGGCAGCTGGAGGAAAAGGCTCCAGAAATGAAAGTGCCAGAGAAGACATTTGAGCAGAGTGAGACACTGAGAGAGGAGACCACACCAACTTATCTCCCTTATGTGGGAGCCCTGCAGGAGGAAGGTATAGAAAATGAAGGAGGGGAAGCCCTTCTCGGAGCTAGTCAGCTGGGGGTTAGGACCCAGGCCAAGACACAGCTGCAAAGCACTGGGAAGCCAGAAGTGATACGGGCAGAGGGACCACGAGGAGACACAGCTATTTGTCaatgggaggagaaggaagagagcagcgTGAAAGCGAGCAAGGACGCAGTCCCCAAATCAGGGGGCCAACAGTACCAAGCTAATGTGACACCAGAGCAGCCAGGCAGAGCTGAGATCAGCCCTGATCCAGACCATCTTTATAACGTGTTGTTTGTGGGAGACTCGAACGTTGGCAAAACGTCCTTTCTGTACCGATTACATGAGGATTCCTTCAACCCAAACCTCACTGCCACTGTAG GAGTGGATTATCGGGTCAAAAACCTTTTTGTGGACAACAAGTGCTTTGCTCTACGCCTGTGGGACACAGCTGGCCAGGAGAG GTACCATAGCGTCACCAAGCAGTTCTTCCGAAAAGCGGACGGAGTGGTGTTGATGTATGATGTCACTTCAGCATACTCCTTCGCAGACGTGCGGTACTGGCTGACTTGCATCCAG GAAGGAGCAGGAGATGGAATTGTCATCCTTCTACTTGGTAACAAAACAGACTGTGGTGCAGAAAGACAGGTATCAACTGAAGAGGGCGAACACATGGCTAAG
- the RAB44 gene encoding ras-related protein Rab-44 isoform X3 translates to MTDHAHTRLMKRNSRTAPFLCTYSAKLPGRNRGTNSLQRSCLHFAMSGPPPTGTSERVEPHIERAMEEHNMPARSRKLGSSRRKQMRGVSGGAMTAPIPEEQQFPPEIMEKIQDFFQECDKDQKGFITRADMQKLKREDFPCIAAELELIFDGLDTDRNGYLTTEEFTAGLKQFLNLQTATKAHRRRKTASRRVFMAPTDHSLEEADSEERKCFQAFMDQLGADNIFEDQSEIWGLWVKLRQDEPQLLGNLEEFLAKMTNRIKDTRREKVTLELTLNKRVTDHNREVQQLYEETEQQIKQEKQRLQHELETQFHSLSTKQFAAATENQRLKQNNQDLENQLQQIHIQLQETQGHLGAMRGKVSWLHSEEQSDRPLAEATQELPLPSQDSLNKDETSCSEKQISLASQQSGDTSDSSHQLAPCSVSVAPEADPGQRTRVISIEEDPFPEFMKEGDSFFQQELSSQSSLLRELNDAIAALHKGSDPHIPQMDDLPQGDASVPSAGKGRDSEQRLKWVRESEHQVLSGNDNEPKALPNTLSDLSPNQAPSQGETLKQGLTQAESCAQEGKQPGASEPATPDETQQLRPRDPLCTTASKPTMQISFHKKSPPKGGILQPDGWQPGVSEQTVPDEIQKWGSMTRDVLLADMWLFAASEQRQLEEKAPEMKVPEKTFEQSETLREETTPTYLPYVGALQEEGIENEGGEALLGASQLGVRTQAKTQLQSTGKPEVIRAEGPRGDTAICQWEEKEESSVKASKDAVPKSGGQQYQANVTPEQPGRAEISPDPDHLYNVLFVGDSNVGKTSFLYRLHEDSFNPNLTATVGVDYRVKNLFVDNKCFALRLWDTAGQERYHSVTKQFFRKADGVVLMYDVTSAYSFADVRYWLTCIQEGAGDGIVILLLGNKTDCGAERQVSTEEGEHMAKEYELLFYECSAASGHQVSESMFGLARSLKAHEDRLKTEVVDVPKPPKKKRGCCG, encoded by the exons ATGACAGATCACGCCCACACCAGGTTGATGAAACGTAACAGCAGAACAGCCCCCTTCCTTTGTACTTACAGTGCCAAACTTCCAGGAAGAAACAGGGGAACCAACTCACTTCAGAGAAGTTGCCTGCACTTTGCAATGTCTGGGCCCCCTCCCACAGGCACGTCTGAAAG GGTTGAGCCACACATTGAACGAGCCATGGAGGAGCATAACATGCCTGCCAGGAGCAGGAAGCTGGGCTCCAGCCGACGAAAGCAGATGCGAGGCGTGTCTGGGGGTGCAATGACGGCCCCAATCCCGGAGGAGCAGCAGTTCCCACCCGAAATAATGGAAAAGATTCAGGATTTCTTCCAAGAATGTGACAAGGACCAGAAAGGTTTTATCACACGCGCCGACATGCAG AAGCTGAAGAGGGAGGATTTCCCATGCATCGCAGCGGAGCTGGAGCTCATCTTTGATGGTCTCGACACAGACAGGAACGGCTATTTAACTACAGAGGAATTCACCGCAGGGCTCA AGCAGTTCCTGAACTTGCAGACTGCCACAAAGGCAcacaggaggaggaagactgCATCCAGGAGGGTGTTCATGGCCCCCACGGACCACTCCTTGGAAGAAGCAGACAGCGAGGAAAGGAAATGCTTCCAAGCCTTCATGGACCAACTGGGAGCAGACAATATCTTTGAAGA CCAATCAGAGATTTGGGGGCTCTGGGTGAAGCTCCGACAAGACGAGCCTCAGCTGTTGGGGAACCTGGAGGAATTCTTGGCCAAGATGACAAACCGGATCAAGGACACTCGGCGCGAAAAGGTGACACTGGAGCTGACCTTGAACAA AAGGGTCACTGACCACAACCGGGAGGTGCAGCAGCTGTATGAGGAAACGGAGCAACAAATCAAGCAGGAGAAGCAGCGCCTGCAGCATGAG CTTGAGACCCAGTTCCACAGCCTAAGCACCAAGCAGTTTGCTGCCGCCACCGAGAACCAGAGGCTGAAACAAAACAACCAGGACCTGGAGAACCAGCTGCAGCAAATCCACATACAGCTGCAAGAGACCCAAGGGCATCTGGGTGCTATGAGGGGCAAGGTATCTTGGCTGCACAGTGAGGAGCAGAG CGACAGGCCATTGGCTGAGGCAACGCAGGAGCTCCCTCTGCCTTCCCAG GATTCGTTGAACAAGGATGAAACGTCCTGCTCTGAAAAACAGATTAGTCTTGCATCCCAGCAGAGTGGCGATACATCAGACAGCTCCCATCAGCT GGCACCATGCAGTGTTTCGGTTGCTCCTGAAGCTGATCCAGGACAGAGGACAAGAGTAATCTCCATAGAGGAAGACCCCTTCCCAGAGTTTATGAAAGAGGGAGACTCATTCTTCCAGCAGGAACTTTCAAGCCAAAGCTCACTGCTCAGGGAACTGAACGATGCAATAGCAGCTCTGCACAAGGGGTCTGACCCACACATACCGCAGATGGATGATCTACCGCAAGGGGATGCATCTGTGCCCTCAGCTGGAAAAGGCAGAGATTCCGAGCAAAGGCTCAAGTGGGTCAGAGAGTCCGAGCACCAGGTGCTCTCAGGAAATGACAATGAACCGAAGGCCCTGCCTAACACACTTTCAGACCTGTCCCCCAATCAGGCTCCATCACAAGGAGAGACTCTGAAACAGGGACTAACTCAAGCAGAATCTTGTGCTCAGGAGGGAAAGCAGCCTGGGGCTTCGGAGCCAGCAACACCTGACGAGACTCAACAACTAAGGCCAAGAGATCCTCTTTGTACCACTGCTTCCAAGCCCACAATGCAAATCTCCTTTCACAAGAAGAGCCCACCCAAGGGAGGCATTCTCCAGCCGGATGGCTGGCAGCCTGGTGTTTCAGAGCAGACAGTGCCAGATGAAATTCAGAAGTGGGGATCAATGACGAGAGATGTGCTCCTGGCAGACATGTGGCTGTTTGCTGCTTCGGAGCAGAGGCAGCTGGAGGAAAAGGCTCCAGAAATGAAAGTGCCAGAGAAGACATTTGAGCAGAGTGAGACACTGAGAGAGGAGACCACACCAACTTATCTCCCTTATGTGGGAGCCCTGCAGGAGGAAGGTATAGAAAATGAAGGAGGGGAAGCCCTTCTCGGAGCTAGTCAGCTGGGGGTTAGGACCCAGGCCAAGACACAGCTGCAAAGCACTGGGAAGCCAGAAGTGATACGGGCAGAGGGACCACGAGGAGACACAGCTATTTGTCaatgggaggagaaggaagagagcagcgTGAAAGCGAGCAAGGACGCAGTCCCCAAATCAGGGGGCCAACAGTACCAAGCTAATGTGACACCAGAGCAGCCAGGCAGAGCTGAGATCAGCCCTGATCCAGACCATCTTTATAACGTGTTGTTTGTGGGAGACTCGAACGTTGGCAAAACGTCCTTTCTGTACCGATTACATGAGGATTCCTTCAACCCAAACCTCACTGCCACTGTAG GAGTGGATTATCGGGTCAAAAACCTTTTTGTGGACAACAAGTGCTTTGCTCTACGCCTGTGGGACACAGCTGGCCAGGAGAG GTACCATAGCGTCACCAAGCAGTTCTTCCGAAAAGCGGACGGAGTGGTGTTGATGTATGATGTCACTTCAGCATACTCCTTCGCAGACGTGCGGTACTGGCTGACTTGCATCCAG GAAGGAGCAGGAGATGGAATTGTCATCCTTCTACTTGGTAACAAAACAGACTGTGGTGCAGAAAGACAGGTATCAACTGAAGAGGGCGAACACATGGCTAAG